A portion of the Candidatus Zixiibacteriota bacterium genome contains these proteins:
- a CDS encoding sigma-54 dependent transcriptional regulator produces the protein MPSILVIDDKESMRQMLAKTLESEGYEVDVARDGEVGLDKAKEKRFDLVLTDLKLPNMDGLRVLSSFKDLDPEISVIVMTAYGTIETAVQAIKQGAFDFLTKPFDVDHLNVLIQRALENRRLLAENVLLREELAQSLGFTEIIGKSEKMKEVTRLVKKVAPSDTTALLLGESGTGKELFARAIHSLSPRKNGPYVAINCAAIPRELLENELFGSEKGAYTGAVVRKMGKFEIAEKGTIFLDEIGDLDIALQAKILRVLQEKRFERLGGTKTISVDVRVIAASNFDLKKAIEKKLFREDLYYRLSVFPISIPPLRERREDVPELADFFIRKYCLEMKKEKKTPSADALNLMDKYLWPGNVRELENTVERAIILCEGKKILPEHLAIRLPSNSEIRLREGAGLKEVGQFAQAEAEKAMILRVLTQTRGNKRKTADILKIDYTTLFEKIKKYNIDA, from the coding sequence ATGCCATCCATTTTAGTGATAGATGACAAAGAGAGTATGCGCCAGATGCTGGCCAAAACCTTAGAGTCTGAAGGGTATGAGGTGGATGTCGCCAGGGATGGAGAAGTTGGTCTGGATAAAGCTAAAGAGAAAAGATTCGATCTGGTCTTAACGGATTTAAAGCTTCCCAATATGGATGGCTTAAGAGTCCTATCTTCCTTTAAGGATTTAGATCCGGAGATCTCGGTAATCGTGATGACCGCATATGGAACAATTGAAACTGCAGTTCAAGCCATAAAACAAGGGGCTTTTGATTTCCTGACCAAACCTTTTGATGTGGATCATCTGAATGTATTAATCCAGAGAGCGCTTGAAAACAGGAGATTACTTGCAGAGAACGTTCTTCTGAGAGAGGAGCTGGCCCAAAGTTTAGGGTTCACCGAGATAATAGGAAAATCAGAGAAGATGAAGGAAGTTACCCGACTGGTGAAAAAAGTCGCCCCCAGTGATACAACTGCGCTCCTCCTGGGTGAAAGCGGTACTGGTAAAGAGCTTTTTGCCAGAGCCATCCACAGCCTGAGTCCGCGGAAAAATGGACCTTACGTGGCCATTAACTGTGCCGCTATACCAAGGGAACTCCTTGAAAATGAGCTTTTCGGCTCGGAAAAGGGTGCTTATACCGGCGCGGTTGTCCGCAAAATGGGTAAATTCGAAATCGCTGAAAAAGGAACTATCTTCTTAGATGAAATAGGGGACTTAGACATTGCTCTTCAGGCAAAGATACTCAGGGTTCTTCAGGAGAAAAGATTTGAGCGTTTGGGCGGGACCAAAACCATAAGTGTTGATGTCAGAGTGATTGCTGCTTCCAATTTCGATCTTAAAAAAGCCATTGAGAAAAAACTTTTCCGGGAAGACCTTTATTACAGACTATCAGTCTTTCCGATTTCAATTCCGCCTTTAAGGGAAAGAAGGGAAGACGTTCCAGAATTAGCTGATTTCTTTATAAGAAAATACTGCCTGGAGATGAAAAAAGAGAAGAAAACCCCTTCTGCTGATGCTTTGAACCTTATGGATAAATACCTCTGGCCCGGAAACGTCCGGGAGTTAGAAAATACCGTTGAAAGGGCGATAATCCTGTGCGAAGGGAAAAAAATCTTGCCAGAGCATTTAGCCATAAGGCTACCCTCCAATTCAGAGATAAGGCTGAGAGAAGGTGCCGGCTTAAAAGAGGTCGGACAATTCGCTCAGGCGGAGGCTGAAAAGGCAATGATTTTAAGGGTACTGACCCAGACCAGGGGTAACAAGAGAAAGACGGCCGACATTTTGAAAATAGATTACACTACTTTATTCGAGAAAATTA